The DNA sequence GCCGCTGTTCTGGATGGCCTGGAAATCGGCCTCGATGCGTTTGAGAACATCGGCCTCAAAATAATGTTCGCCGCAGAAAACGCACTCCAGGCAGGGAACGTCCGTCACCATCATGAACCGTTCGCCAAGCCGGTACAGGTATTCCACCTGCTTGGCGGTCATGATGCGGTGACCGCAGAAGGGACATGTTTCGGCCATGTCAATCACCCCTTTCGAAAGGTGTTTTGA is a window from the Magnetococcales bacterium genome containing:
- a CDS encoding type II toxin-antitoxin system MqsA family antitoxin is translated as MAETCPFCGHRIMTAKQVEYLYRLGERFMMVTDVPCLECVFCGEHYFEADVLKRIEADFQAIQNSGKKPMKTIQIPVETYSSL